In Argiope bruennichi chromosome 4, qqArgBrue1.1, whole genome shotgun sequence, the sequence tgatcttaatttttttatcataattctgtttaatctgaagaatttatttcattacgcTCATCATATCTTTCCTCTTTCCATTGTCACAGTAGGATATATAATAAAAGCTGATATCTCAATCTACGTTTTTTAGATCTACTGATCaaccaaatataaattttctaatattaacaaGTTAAGAACCATGTCAATCATCAATGACTGGCTTTAAATTTTCCGTAAGATCGCGACAGTCGCCAGTGACTGAcagtataaaattcaatataaaacaaaaaattgcattctgttaataaattaaaaaatgcacctaaattttcctaataaaaatattttaatggactTCATTAAAATAGGGAACATCTTGAGTGTAAAATGAATCTAAACTGCGAGTACACGGCGGAGACCGAGGGCCAAACATAAAAGAGGCAGTATCGGAGTGGCGTTTAACGTATTACAGGCATCCACTTCTCGATCTTCTTTAAAGTCATGGATGAATTGCAGGATGTGGGTTCCGATTTATTTGAATTAGCATTTTCAGACATGACCtgttatttcttgtatttttgcggttgtatttttaatggatttcttGAGAATAAATCTTGATGagtaatttaaacaatttcaaatgatgccttttttcttataattttcattgTATTGTACCAGTCTTTTggatcaaatattatttttaaatgatttcccATATGGCTCGATAATGACGAGATTAGAATCATTAGGCAAATAGCTATAGCAATTGATGAAAAGTTTCATTTCAATCGATTTTGCTCTAATTTTTATCCATATTGCGGTTTATACAAATTGCGGTAGTGATTGAAATATAATGCATGCTGTGGTGTGAGTATGTAGATTTAGATACGATcatggaattaattaaattggtttctgaattaaataatatgttattttccaatgccatttttttattatgggAGCTTGGTTCTGATTAGTGGCAAACTTATTaccaatacaaaaatttaatattatatcaattaattatttattattattatttgatactaaaatttgaaaaaaaatgaagttattctATTTAGCTTCTAAATGGCCCAGTTATTTTTTCGTGTTgtatgaattttaacatttttggcgGATTATTACAACTAGAAATAGATTCCCTTCATTACTAAAGGGCAAAtatagtttagttatgttaacgtcccgttttaaagcaatattaggtctattttgggatggaACTCGTAATTTagaaaccgcggtcagatgacgaggatgacacctgagctggcaccccctacCAAACTTCcgtaccacaccagcgggaggacttaTGGCCCGACGGATTCAAAGTGCACAAGACCCGCTTTACACAATGGCTCTTCGAtaaaatcgggtctcgaacctgaattcgattccgaagccgagaccttaccatcaggcccctgtggcctggtggtaaggtcaattttgaatgaatattgtaACAATTAGaactaataacattttaaagaagttttaaaaaaatataaattccaataaaGAAACTGCAATAACTACCATTAAAAATTGTCAGATGTTTAATggtggaaaattttttaaataaaaatatatcgatgaaaattatttcttccttCAATGAAGTCCAGGTTCCCCAAAATTGGATATCTCTTCAATATGAATCATCTACCAATCAACTACTgagttaagaatttaaaaactgaaatcaggagttgtgaaataattttaaaacagcaatcaagtaataaatttatttaatataattttacgcAGTCAAAtagttaatgaaataatgataaatttaaaaacaagtattAAATCATCATTTGTCAGaagatatcttaaaaaatttaccGTTAAcactaagataaaaattaatctttgttgtttaaaattactcAGAAGGACATATACAATCTCTTAAAGTcatacatttgtaaaataaactagtttttcaaagtaatttttagttTCTCGCAGTAATAAactattatatgttattttatgtcTGTTCGTGCTTGATCTGTGAATCGTCATTCATTCTTCTTTATGTCGTGCGGGTTATTTTCATGTGTCGTCACATAAGCTTCCAAATTCACTTTTTTTCGGGCTTTTTGTTGGATTGTTATAGGCAGTCCCAGATATATTTTGTTTGGACTATTTTCAATAACCATGCTTTGTTTTTCCAAGTCTGCTTCATTCCGGCTATTTTCAGAGTCTATCTTTTGCGGGTTTTTTCCTCCTATCATCGTGACCTTTTTCGAGTCTACTTTCTTTAAGGTATTTAAATGTATTGTCTTTTCCTTTTCCTGATTTACCTTGCTCGGACTGTTACTGTGGATCGTCACATGCGTTtccaaattcacttttttttggGCTTTTTGTTGGATTGTTATAGGCAGTCCCAGATATATTTTGTCTGGACTATTTCCAAGAATCATGCTATGTTTTTCCAAATCTGCTTCATTCGGGCTATTTTCAGAGTCTATCTTTTGCGGATTATTTCCTCCGATCATCGTGACCTTTTTCGAGTCTACTTTCTTTGGGCTATTTTTATGTActgcctttttctttttcagatttacCTTGCTCGGGCTGTTACTGTGGATCGTCATATGCTTTTCCACGTTTACTTTTTTCGGGATATTTCCTTGCATAATTTTATGCTTTCCCAGGGCTTCCTTATTTGGGCTGGTTCCATGTATCATCCTATGCTTTTCCAGATTAAGTTTACTTTTCCTCTTTACGTGCATCACCCTCTGCTTTACCAAGTCAAGCTTATTTGGGCTCTTTCTTTGGATCTTCACACGTTTTCCTAGGTTTACTTTGCACGGACTATTTCCATGGATTATCTTATGCTTTTCCATGCCCGGCTTGTTCGAGCTGTTTTCTTGGATTGTCATATGCTTTCCCTGGCTTGCTTCGCGCTGGCAAGTTTCATGGATCATCTTTTTCGTTTCCAGGTCTACTTTATTTGGGCTGTTTCCATGGATCGTCATTTGTTTTTCCAGGCCTACTTTGCTCTGACTATCTCCATGAATAATCTCATGCTTTTCCATGTCTGTCTTTGGGCTGTTTCCGTGAATCATCGTATGCTTACCCGAATCTTTCTTGTTCGGTCTGTGAATAGTCAAATGCTTGTTCAAATTAACTTTTCTACATAAACCTTTGCTGCAGTCTGGACAACTAAAAGGCGTTCCTCCTTTTCCAGCGTGCTTCTGAATGTGTTTTATTAAGTCTGGAAATTGGTGATACCTTCTTTCGCAGTATTTACATATGAAATACTTTCCATCAATACGAAAGTGACATGCAGGAGCAAATGGCTgatcaaaacttttattacaatgattGCAGCTGTAGGGTCGGCCGTGATCAGAATCTGAAGAAGATTCTTGATCTGAAAAATCACTATTTTCGCTTGCACCAGCGCTCTTTGAAAGTTCGATCGTATCCTCTTTTCTGGCCGTATCATCGCTGCTTGAATGTTGAGTTAATTTGTGTTCCTTTTGAGCCGTTATAATAGATGAGCTGCCAGAAGCTCCATGACTTTTTTCTCCTGAACTCGCCGAGAGATCTTTTGTCAGAACACTGTcttcttttgaaacattttccaCATTTTTGTTTGGCCCTGTAAGTAAAGATTCATGAATCAACCCGGAAGCACTATCTGATGTTGCACTTGTTGattcaaattttctctttttaagtgGTAAAGAAGACTTTCCGACAACAGGTGTTTGTTTCTCTCCTTCTGTTGATTTCTGCTGACCTTCTGATGCAGCAGGACAAGATTTCTTAGTTGAGCTGAAATGAAGAGGTTGATCATCCATATCTCCAGGAGATTCTTCttccttttaaaaagaaaaggaaaatttgaataactttctGAACCGATTTTGGAATATTATTGtagtttttgaaaacaaaaataaaaaaagtttttgaagtttATGGAATAGTAGAATATTGTACTCTTAAGATGAAAAATTCAATAGAAGTAATACAGTGAATAAATGCCATTCAGAGATTTGGCAATAACCCGTATTTTGATTTTGGAATGGCAGACATTGAAAGTGGCGAAAAAAAAATCCGCTTTATCCTTTTTTTCCGAACATTTCATTccgaattcatttaaaaatttattaaatcttagtCATTAAAATGAACGAgtaaactgtattaaaaaaaatcaatgtttgtCAAACAATTTGTGAACACGATGACGATAAAATATAAAGCGTTTAatcgataaaatttgatacatggttTTTAATCTTTGCACTTGGATGGTGATTCAGCATTCAggacagtgcatcattttgacattttatttatttatttttcaattttgattgttgaaaacgcctacagaatggtaaaaagacgtagattaatttttcagagaaattcaacttaaaaccattatctatatatttatttttcagaataaggCATAAGCCCTTGTataagatgaataattatgcatcgaattacttttccaagtttaaaaaatagttaaagtataaaaaatttgaataattttttaaccgATTTCAGAATgctatttaaacttttgaaaaaaaaaaataatgcgatgaaaatgaaataaaacgtgATTATTTAAACTGTAAGACTTAGATAGTTGAAATCTGATATGGgatcttttgttaaattttttattccggTATTCAATCCAGTgaatacttggaaaaaaatttgaaccaaaatgCACACTTGGTTTCCTTCAGTATACTaagaagcacaaaatgctcatgcTCGGCACACAGAAAacaaaaatctgagcattcacgGCCTAGATCAAGGTCCACATATTTTTTGCAAGGGTAAAAACTTTTACTTCACAATCTGCGAGAAATTTTCCGAGAGACCATGTCCACTGGTTACTATAGCAAACGGAGTttgaaaagcaaaatgaaatatttctagcTACTGAATCAAGTAATAAAACACTCAACAGGAATAATcgaaaacaaatttacaatagcTGAAAACACAGCTGCATAAATAACATGTGAAGTGTGCATGGCTTTGGACAGGAAGAACATTCAAACACTTGTTTTAAGACGTCTTTCACTTACTCATATACACGAAATATGCAGATAGTATAgtaatcatcagaaaatttgAACACAAGACAAAtctcacattttagacctccttgagttaaaaaaaacaaacacatttttggcatgtCAATTTGTCTGTGAGTCTCTCTatcagtgacaaagataacttcaaaacgctttgagctaaacgaatGTAATATGGTATAtggtcttttcaccaaatttatagatttcaacgTTTTTGCCGATTTGAAGCATGTGAGGAACATGGAGTTCCTGAACTCAAAGTTCTTAACATACGGGCATGACAGATAATATGGGCATTAACATGGTATTGAGATTATTTAGCAAGtggtttgtagatttctataaatttatgagcaaaattcattcatataaagtctgtctgttcagctgttcgaatataagttaacacaataactataaaacgaagagaatcAGGTGGTTGAAATTGCgtatacaaattttatctataatttagacacttatcaaattttgagccaaatccaattaggCAATGACcgtttgtttagtttaattttgttaaattaacgtcctgtttaaaagcaacattagggctattttggaacggacctcgtcattttgagccaccgtcagatgacgaggacgatatctCAACTGGCActccctcctctccaaacttccataccaca encodes:
- the LOC129966745 gene encoding zinc finger protein 43-like; translation: MDDQPLHFSSTKKSCPAASEGQQKSTEGEKQTPVVGKSSLPLKKRKFESTSATSDSASGLIHESLLTGPNKNVENVSKEDSVLTKDLSASSGEKSHGASGSSSIITAQKEHKLTQHSSSDDTARKEDTIELSKSAGASENSDFSDQESSSDSDHGRPYSCNHCNKSFDQPFAPACHFRIDGKYFICKYCERRYHQFPDLIKHIQKHAGKGGTPFSCPDCSKGLCRKVNLNKHLTIHRPNKKDSGKHTMIHGNSPKTDMEKHEIIHGDSQSKVGLEKQMTIHGNSPNKVDLETKKMIHETCQREASQGKHMTIQENSSNKPGMEKHKIIHGNSPCKVNLGKRVKIQRKSPNKLDLVKQRVMHVKRKSKLNLEKHRMIHGTSPNKEALGKHKIMQGNIPKKVNVEKHMTIHSNSPSKVNLKKKKAVHKNSPKKVDSKKVTMIGGNNPQKIDSENSPNEADLEKHSMILGNSPDKIYLGLPITIQQKAQKKVNLETHVTIHSNSPSKVNQEKEKTIHLNTLKKVDSKKVTMIGGKNPQKIDSENSRNEADLEKQSMVIENSPNKIYLGLPITIQQKARKKVNLEAYVTTHENNPHDIKKNE